CCCCTGGGTGGCTTCTCATAAGGACTcatggatggatttttttttaatcttcactgTGGcatgtttgaacagctgcagtgaCTTGCAGAGTGGCTGGTCCAGGAGAAGAATCGTATACATGTAAATTGTCAAATTTCTATGAATATaacttattttaattaaaataaatcttgaGTTTTTATATTGCACATGCTTGCTGAATATGTAACGCTTGTACAATTATAGTAAAGCTGGTGGAGCCATAGACTTGGACCATCTGGATCTCCTGGGTCCTTGAGGTGAGAGGACCATCCATTCCCCCACTCCTAACCCTGTTACCTGCTCTGCTAGGCTTTCCTTTTTGGACAGTGCCACTCCAACTGTTGCCTAGGCTGGAGTGTGTAACTTGAACCACTCTCTagactggggtgggcaaactttttggcctcagggccacatcaggtttctgaaattgtgtggagggccagttaggggaggctgtggctccccaaacagccaagtgtggcctggcccctgcccccatccaacccccccgctatTCTCGCTTCCTGGGACcgttgccccatccaacccccctttccttcctgactGAACCCTCAGAACCCCTGTCCACCACCCCgaacttccctgccctctatccaaccctcctgctcccttaccgcactgcctggagcaccggtgactggcagcactacagccgtGCCACCCAGCTGGAACCAACCATGCCACAGTACAGCgcactgggtcaggctgcggCTCTGCCGCTGCGCTGCCTGGCAAGAGCTCCCAGCcttgccgcccagagcattgtgccggcaGCGCAGTgaactgaggctgcggggaagaGGGAACAGCGAGCCTCCCAGGCCGGGAGCtcaggccaggcaggagggtcccacaggccagatgtggcccgtgggccatagtttgcccacctctgatctagaccaaTCTCTtctgggtaaactgaggcagtgaTTATTTTTAAGGTTAGATGCTACTATTGCCCCTCATCAAAGGGCCATCTTCCTACACCGCATGTGCTGGTAGGGGGCCTGCATTGGACAAAACACCTTACAacactttgctgcttttccttcaGTTGCTGCCATTCTATCCTCTGACTAGGGGTGGGATGTCTTTTTGCCAGTATCAGTCAGGATGAGAGAGGGAGGATCTTAGTCTTGGGTGCAGTTTTGCTGGTAATGGAGGGGGGGGAGAGCTGTTTTATGGTATTAAAAAACCACCTTGGGCGTCAGAGTtggttggggaagggggttgttacagcagcatagctgacTAAAGACCTCAGATAGAGGCCTCTGCACCAGGAGGGTTTTACTGATACAGCCATTCGAGTAGAATACTGGCAAAACCTTCCTGGTGTAGaaccacagaaatgcagggcCAAAAGGAACGGAGAGAGGTTATGTAGCACATTCCCCATCCTTCATGCTGAGGCAGGGTGACCTAGATCTGATGGCAGTTTGGGGGTTTTTAATATTAGATTTCCTGAGTAGACCAGTACAAAGCCCAGACTGGGCGGGGGGCAAGCCAATGAAGGCCTCAAGTGTGTTGGAGTCCTGTTGCAGTATTTAACTGCAGCTTTGTTGCCCTAGATTTGCAGAGGCCTCTGCTTCTTTGCTGgaccagtggagccactggacaatcgagatgctaaaggagcactcgaggacaaggccattgcggagaaactaaatgaattctttgcatcagtcttcgtagccaaggatgtgagggagattcctacacctgagatattctttttaggtgacaaatctgaggaactgtcccagattgaggtgtcgaTAGAGGtgattttggaacaaatagataaactgaacagtaataagtcaccaggaccagatgggactcacccaagagctctgaaagaattcaaatgtgaaactgcagaactaccaTCTGTAGTCCAtaacctattatttaaatcagcttctgtcccaaatgactagaggatagctactgtgatgccaatttttaaaaagggctccagaggtgaccctgggaATTACAGGCAGGTAAGCCTgacatcagtaccaggcaaactagtTGAGACTAGAACAATCTTGTCGGACAAATAgctgaacataatttgttggggaagagtcaatagggtttttgtaaagggaaatcatgcctcgccaatctCCTAGAGTTCTTTCAGGgggtcaataagcatgtggatatgggggatccagtggctatagtgtacttagatttttcagaaagcctttgccagtgtccctcaccaaaggctcttaagcaaagtaagctgtcataggataagagggaaggtcctctcatggattggtaactcgTAAAAAATAGGaatcaaagggtaggaataaatagtcagttttcacaatggagaaaggtaaatagtggctTCCCTCAGGGGTctgaccagtcctattcaacatattcataaactatctggaaaaaggggtaaacagtgaggtggcaaaatttataGATAATTATTTTAAGAACTTTTGTAAGTTCCCAGCAGGCTGCAAAGAGCTAcacaaagatctcacaaaactggatgactgggcactaaaatggcagatgaaattaaatgttgataaatgcaaagtaatgcacattggaaaacataatcccaactatacacataagatgatgagatctaaattagctgttgccactcaagggaaagatcttggcatcactgtgaataattctctgaaaacatccactcagtgtttgctttttggactgccactgcacaatgttgggaatcattaagaaagggatagataagacacaaaatatcatattgcccctatataaatccatgggatgcccaaatcttgaatactgggtgaagatgtggttgccccatctcaaaaaagatgtattggaaaaggttcagaaaagggcaacaaatgtTGTTAGGGGTAAGGAATGGCTtctgtctgaggagagattaacaaaatgggggcttttcagcttggaaaagagacgactaagggctATAaactcatgactggtgtggagaatgtgaataaggaagtgttagttactCCTCATAACACGAGAACTAGGGGTCCCCAAAAGAAATCAATAGGtggcaggttttaaaacaaaaggaagtatttcttcacacaacacagggtcagtctgtggaactctttgccagaggatgttgtgaaggccaagaatgtaatagggttcaaaaaggaactagataagttcagggaggatagatccatcagtggctattagccaggatgggcagagatggtgtccctagcctctgtttgccagaagctgggcataggtgacagggaatggatcacttgatgattactggttctgttcattccctctagggcatctggcattggccactatcagaaaacaggatactgggctagatggacctttggtttgacccagtatggctgttcttatgtctcaggggaggctctggCCATGTGACATGCCATGCCAGCTGCAAGCTTTCGGCAGGAGGGTTTTCAGGAGATTTAACTTTCAGAGCTGTTAACAGTGGCTTGGGTTTCACTCTTTGCTTGGTAGTTTGGATTTTGTCAATACACAAAGTCAAGGAGGGAGAGTAGCATGAAGCATGCCCATCAGGAGAGCTGGAAGTGGATCTAGAAGCTGCTGTAGACACCTCCAGGAACAAAGTGTGGGGTTGGTGATGGGGGAATTCTCTCCTATCCCCAGAAAACTTGATAGGGCTGTGGGACACCTAATGCTTCATAAAGGGAGGCCCTGACCTTACTTTGTTTAGAGGGGAAACAAAGTCAgggcagattaagtgacttggttCCACAGACTGAGTGGAAATGCTGGCCCTAGAATCCAAATCTCTGGCCTCAGCGTCCTGTGCCCTATTGCAACAACTTATTCTGCCTTGCTTGGGAGCAGCCCCCACACTACAGGGGGGCTTGGCTGTAGTTCTGCCTCTAGCTGACTGAGTTATTTTAGTGGCCAAATGCTGCCTAATAACTGTCTTCAGCACTAGCCCCCTCATTTTCCCTCTGCCTAGGATGGTCTCTAGAGGGTAGGTGTGCCTCTCCCTTCTAACCTGCACCTTCACACCaccgtgtgtctgtgtgtgttgcttTAGTAGGTAATGCTATCACATCAGAGTCTGCCTCTGTGCTTGGAGAGCCCCAGCGTAAAGCCCCTGTTGCTGCCTCTATGAAAAGCATCACGCTGAGGTCCTCTAAGCACCCCAAGGAGCAACTTGGATGTAAAATGACCACTCATGGAGCTGTGTAAAACCCAAAGAGCTGAGTCTGTCCCCTCTATCTGGTGTTCATCCAACCTGCTGTCACTGATTACTGGACTGGcttctttatttgtattgtagtgcctaggagcaggtccccattgtgctaggggctgtacaaactgAATGAAAAGACCACCCACCCTAAAAAGCTTACAatgcacatttattttaatgtgagTTTATTACATTGGTAAGGTGACAGCCTCTCTTGGCGAACACGCTGTGGGTAAAAAGGGGCTGGGGCCTCTGTGTTAGGTTGTTCTCAAGTTTCCCTCTGTCCCCCATGACTTTCTATGCCCTGAGTAAACTTAGAGCAGTCCAATAACCCTGACTGACTTGTCTTGCTGCTAAACTAAGAGTCAGGCATGATAGCAGGGGATCTGTAGTAGAAATGCCATCTTTCACTGAACTCCCAAAAGCAAAGTCCTGAACCCATCTtggaaaatcttttaaaaaattagagcCATTAGCACCCATGACCTTGGCCTTAATTCCAATTCTGTCTAACTCTGCCAGGTTACTGTCCACTGATACACTGCTCTAGCCTGCTCCACAACTGACTGAAGTGACCCTTGTGGAGCTGATTTAGAGGAAAATTGGATCTTGCAGAAATATTCAGGATGGGGGTTAAATAGTATGGAACTAATTAACCTGTATGCAAATCAATCTTAGTTATTCATTTACGTGAATTAGTTTTGACCTGCAGTTACTATGTGCAGGTCTTTCTGTACATATGAAAATAGCTTACAGTGACTTTATGCTGCTAATAGCAATTTATCTGCTTTAATTATATTTGCCTCTCCTCTGAAGCCTGGGAGGTCAGCATCAGGTGCTTccagttcatagattccaagggcagaagggacaattgtgatcatctagtctcaccttctGTATGAcgtaggccatagaacttccgcacaataattcctagagcagatcttgaaGAAAAACAGCCGATCTTGCTTTGaaaactgccagtgatggagaatccagcgtGACTCTTGATAAGTTGCTTCTATAGTTACTCTCTGATAAAAATTgacaccttatttccactctaAATTTATCTAGCTTTAGCTTCCAGGCAGTGGATCATGTTCTTcctttctctgatagactgaGGAACCCATTGTGTGCTGATGGGTAaggaggggaaggcagggggaTTCCAGCATCAGTCTAGGACAGTtattctcaaacttatttgatcttGTCCCCTTCTTTGTGCCTATAGTAGTTTACGCACCTACCCCTGCCTCTTGCCAAACAAGTACGTATACTGGTGTAACAAAAATCAACCTGCAACTCTCCCtagatattaaaaacagtaaggcattgattcaaacagagccaacGATCtattgtaataagagcaaaagcccAAAACTGATTGTGGTCGctgcttacaattaaatgtgcacaaAGGGATTAATGCACAGAAGGCACTGACTTTAGATAATGGTATGCAAGCTCAACAGAACATGATGCTGCACGCTGCCAGCTGAGGACCTGATACCTCTGGAGGAATCAGGTTTGCTAATTATTCagtgctgtgggtaaaatgtggGCAGGACagttttttcccttaaatttcTCCACCCCCTCTGCCTCCTGATACattctgcaccccacccccagtttgagaatgtCTGGTCTAGGAGTTTAGTGCTGTTAGGACCATCCCCCGGGGTATAAGAACGAGACAGACACATCCCTGCTGTGGTGGACTGACTTTGCAACCTGGCAGGCCACCTTGCCCTTGAAACTGAGCAAGGACTCACTTCTCAACTCTTCACCATAGGCTCTAATTGTGGTTgagccccacagagcaatggcGACCGGAAGTAGAGGAtagccccacagagcaatggcGACCGGAAGTAGAGGAtagccccacagagcaatggcGACCGGAAGTAGGCTAGACGTtcatccccacagagcaatggcGACCGGAAGTAGACAAGACGTTTTCCCCCACAAGAGCAATCGACCGGAAGTAGACCAGACGTTTATCCCACAGAGCAATGCACCGGAAGCGTAAAGGCTTAGCCCGACAGAGCCAATGCTGGCCCAAGGAAACCATAGAGACTGGGTCAGAGAGTGTCCGTACCATAGAGTGGCTCTGTGTTCGCCCCAGAGCGCCCCCCGGGCGCCTCATACTCTCCCCCAAATGGCGCACAGGTGAACATCACGGAGTGACCGCTGCCGCAACTCGAGTCTGAAGAACCAGCTGGACCAAGGTCAGGACCCGCCCCCAGCCCGAGAAGAGACGCCCCCGTAGCCCGGCTGAGGGCCCTCGCGCCCCCAGCGGACCCCCGCCAGCCCGGCTGAGGGCCCCGCCGCCCCAGCGAGACCCCCGCCAAGCCCCGGCTGAGGCCCCCGCCCCCgaacctcccccagccccatctgaggccccgccccccgaGACTCCCACACAACCCTCCCCGTCTGAGGGTCCcgcccccccaaccctcccccgaGCGCGCGCCAAAACCCGGCTGAGGGGCCGCCCCCCGAGACTCCCACCACACGCCTCCCCGTCTGAGGGCCCGCCCCCCCCCGCAACCCTCCCCCAGCGAGGACCCCCGCCAAGCCCCGCTGAGGGGCCCCGCCCCCCGAGACTCCCACCACACCTCCCCCGTCTAGGGGCCCCGAGCCTGCGgagccccatccccatccctctgTTCTCCTGCCCCCCTAGATGATGCCGGGTCTCCCCGCCCCGTTGCGCCGTGGCTGTGCTCTCCCCCCAGGAAGGGAGTTCCCTCGCCTTCCCCATCGCCCAGCTCAAGTTGGTGCAGACCAAGTACGTGGAGCCAAGGACTGTCTTGAACTGCCTCAACAAAAGCAATATGAAGGTCGGCGGCAGACCCCCTGCCACCTCAGGCCCATTCCCCCAGGCCATCTGGGAATTGGGGCAGTCGCAGAGGCCCCCCTTGCGTTTGCATCGGGTTAACCCCCCAAGCTGCTCATATCCTCCAGCTTCGTCATGTGTCTTGGCCAACCTGAATGGCTCCCTATCCCACGCGACCAGTCCGAGGGAGGAGGTTTCACTAGTGTTAGAGCAAAACACTGGGCACCAGACTCTTGATCCTTATGTCTGCCACTGACTTGGGCAGCCACCGGTCCTAGTtggggcctcagtttccttacAGGTCTGTATGGTAATCAATTCAAGAGCTCTGAGATCGAGGAAAAAATGCTATGAGGGCAAGCATTTACATTAACTACCCACTGTGCAAAGCCTCTGAATGCTGATGAGCACCCCATATCAGgtgttgcccccccccccccccactgctgtttggagccctcctccaccccccatacTGTGCGGTAGCGGGTAGTGCCTGGGTAATAACAGGCATTTGTTTCTGTCTCCAGGGAAGGAGCTGCTAGTCCCGCTAACCAGCTCTGTATCCTTTACCCACCACCTCGGAGATGCTGCTGACATTGTGCTCTGGCTCCTTGCTACCCTGGCATTTTGATTCTCACCCCAATGGGGAACTTAACCCTTCGGGCCCAAGGATGCAGCCTGCTCTGCCTTGTATGCAGCCGGCAGCTAGCAGGCTAGAGTTAAACATTTCCAGTCAGGGGACTGGAGGCTGGGAAGAGTCACAGGGATCCTTTTTGTCACTAGTCTAAATCCTGCCTGGATTGAGGGTGACCAAAGCTGCTCCCATTGGACGGCTGTTTCAGTGACCTCTCTGTTAAATGATCTGTGCTGTTCCATGTGGCCTGCCATCCACATCCCAAACCCACACCCCAGCTGGCCCACTAGCCCCCTCCTTGCCAGAGGGGCCAAGAACCAAGGAGGCTGGTAGAGCATGAGCTCCCCTCTAACTCCATGGTAGGGCTGAGGCTTGTTGGCCAAGATGCACTAGGGGCacttgccctgctgctgcttggattgcccctgctctgggaatgaaCAGGGGCTTCTAGTTCCATGCtcagtccctgctgcctcctcagccAATTGATTTTTCCAGCGATACTGGGATATTGCAATGCTCTTGGTATCTCTCTGTAACCCCCTCCCATTAATCCTGGCTTGGGTTTCTCCTCTGGCCAAGCATCACCCAGGGGGTTTGGGACTGATCTGATCTTTTGATCCCTGTTGAAATCGGTTCTAGTCGTTCCCATGGGGCCTGCCCAGTTCATATCTAGCaatgtggtccagtggttagggcactggcctgtgacctgggttctgttcccagcactgacctgctgtatgaccCTGCGTGAATCACatcctttctctgcacctgtttcccATTCCACcttctctgtcttgtctgtttggaCTGTGAGCTCTCCAGGACAGAGACTCACTCTCTCTCTACATGTTTGTGTAGCACCCGGTTCAGTGGGGCCCTGAGTTTGGTCAAGACTTCAACCTGCCACCACAATATAATCTAGTAAAACACTGCTTTATTAAACTGAAGCTGTGGGCAGATTGCACACTCAGATCTGTCTGTGCTCAAAGGAGCGCTGTTGCTTTATAGCAGCTCAGGATCTGCCCCCTTGCAGGAGGTTTGGAGCTAAGATGCTTTGCCCAGGACCTATCACCATAACCTTGTTGCTCTCTTATGGTTCCCCTGCTGGTCCGGTGTTTTCCCTTGACCTCCCTGGCAGATGTACGTCCCCGGAAAGCTCTCCGACGTCGGCTACGTGCTGGTAGACGTGGGGACAGGCTACTACGTAGAAAAGGTAGGAAGCATTCATGAGCCAACCCACCGTGACAGCAGCATTAGACTTGGTGTGCTCCAGGGAGCGGCAGGATGTGCTTTACCTGCACATAAACTGACTTAAAgccatctcttcccccaccccaacctctgTACAAAAGGCACTCACTCCTTGAGCACAGAATTCCTGCTGTACACCCTGCAGGCCCTCCCCTGGGAGTGGCGGGATGTGTGTGACAGCAGGCTAGGTAAATGGCCAGTGAGGTTAGTGCGCTGCAATTCTCTGCTTGGGGATTGGGTTGCATTCCCTTAGCCAGACCTCCTTGGGGTACACTGCAGTTGGATCTTGCAAGCTAAGCAGGTGGGTTCTTTGATGAGAAACCTTCAAAATCCAAGCAGGCAGTGGTGGTGCACTCTTCCCCTTGGAGCAGTGCCTCAGCCTGCTGGGCGACTCTGCTGCTGGGTGCTACCATCTGTCAGGGCAGCTGTAAAACCAACCTGCTGACCATTAACAGTCCAGTGACCCTTTCCCAAGTATCAGGGGTTTAACCCTGGCCAAAGATGGATGGTTATGTGCTGTCGCCTCTTGCTGCTTCAGTCAGAGATGGTGCCATCAATTTCCATCTCGTTTTGTGGCATTGGGATGCGCTGTTGGACACCTgtcatgttccaccccagaggtggctgcatttcagtagcagATGAGGTGATATATAGGTACACCTACAACTAATGAAGCCTCACAGCATGCCTTACTTAGTGCTTTGAGGTGCTCTGATGAAAGGTGCCGTGGAAAGGCTAAGCATGTTACTACCTGAGCAGCCAAATCTTGGAGCGATTCAAGTGTTTACTCTCTGTCCTGTGCATTGCTTCATTGTCACTGCACCTCAGGCAGGGGGTGAGCCCCTCCCCAGTGCCCGCCTCTCCTTAGAGTGGGCATATCATGCCACCTTTCCTCTTGCAGACAGCAGACAATGCCCGAGATTTCTTCAAAAGGAAGATCGACTTCCTGACCAAACAGATGGAGAAAATTCAGCCGGCACTGCAGGAAAAACATGCCATGAAACAAGGTACGGATGTGTTGGCCTTTTTCTGGCAGACCTGGTTCTGGGGCGGTGCCCACAGCTGGCACCCATTAACAGCTAGAACAGCCCCTGGCCAACTCCCttcagtgtgtgtgcatgttctcTCCCTTGCAGCTGTGATGGAAATGATGAGCCAGAAGATCCAGCAGCTAACGGCCATGGGGGCTTCACAGGCTGCAGCAACGAAGGCGTAGCCTTTGGGATCGGTACCCCGGGCCCCGCACGCCGTGGCGTGACtgaggcattttgttctgttACGAGCAGAGTCTTAAAATCACCGAGGAAgcagctggggctgaagccctccCGGCCGTCGGGAAGCATCTGCTCTTTGTGCTGGTGGCTGTTATGTGCGTGGTGTCTTAAATGCAAACCTGTGGGAAAGTCGTCCCCTTTTGAATGTGGCAGGTAATATCAATGTGTGAGATAAATTAAAGCAGTGCTGAATGGTACTCGGGCACCTCTGGTGAGAGCTACACGAGGGGTGGGGCTAGGACGCCTTCCAGCTGTCGGTGTGGCCCGTGAATCCACTGGAAGTTGTTGCCAGCTGATGTGTGGGGTGGATCTGTCTGTCTAAAGGTTCTGTCCATTGCCCTCTTCTGAGCCTCTTCCACACAACAGCAAAGGCCCTACTGGAACGGTGGCTCTGGCTCCAgaagaggaggggggcaggggatggaggtggggggtgccTCTTCAGGGAGCCCTAGTCTCTAATTGACAGGTCTGGGCTGGAGTGCTACAGGGAAACAAGGTGGTTCCTGTGTGAGCTGGTGTGAAGATTCC
This DNA window, taken from Chelonoidis abingdonii isolate Lonesome George chromosome 26, CheloAbing_2.0, whole genome shotgun sequence, encodes the following:
- the PFDN5 gene encoding prefoldin subunit 5 codes for the protein CAVAVLSPQEGSSLAFPIAQLKLVQTKYVEPRTVLNCLNKSNMKVGKELLVPLTSSMYVPGKLSDVGYVLVDVGTGYYVEKTADNARDFFKRKIDFLTKQMEKIQPALQEKHAMKQAVMEMMSQKIQQLTAMGASQAAATKA